A window of the Janthinobacterium agaricidamnosum NBRC 102515 = DSM 9628 genome harbors these coding sequences:
- a CDS encoding alpha/beta hydrolase family protein, translating into MSQHTRLPAIAATLLSRLALGTATAAPMTVQDYLALSGPEPTAHIAYGKAPSQFVEVFQPQGNGPFPVVLLVHGGCWTVEYAGIRQMRNMAGALAGQGIAVLNVEYRRADEQGGGYPGTYLDINAAIDTLEKQAATYRLDTRRVVAVGHSAGGQLVQWLAGRPRLPHSSPLYQAAFLPVSNIISLGGLADLRNEAGLIQSSCQCELTQLTGVPSPQRPDVFADTNAAELMPNGSKTVLITGELDDVSPPRAAHDYAARAIKAGDQAQVLILPGASHYDEVAVHSPSWPLILAEIRKALGI; encoded by the coding sequence ATGTCCCAGCACACGCGCCTCCCGGCCATCGCCGCCACCTTGCTGTCCAGGCTGGCGCTGGGTACAGCCACCGCCGCGCCAATGACGGTGCAGGATTACCTGGCATTGAGCGGGCCGGAGCCGACCGCGCACATCGCCTACGGCAAGGCGCCGTCGCAATTCGTCGAAGTGTTCCAGCCGCAAGGAAATGGCCCGTTCCCGGTGGTGCTGCTGGTACACGGCGGCTGCTGGACCGTGGAATACGCCGGCATCCGCCAGATGCGCAATATGGCTGGCGCGCTGGCCGGGCAAGGCATCGCCGTGCTCAATGTCGAGTACCGCCGGGCCGATGAGCAAGGCGGCGGTTATCCCGGCACTTACCTGGACATCAACGCCGCCATCGATACGCTGGAAAAACAGGCGGCCACGTATCGGCTCGATACCCGCCGCGTGGTCGCGGTCGGCCATTCGGCCGGCGGGCAGCTGGTGCAATGGCTGGCTGGACGCCCCCGTTTGCCGCACAGCAGTCCGCTGTATCAGGCTGCGTTCTTGCCGGTAAGCAATATCATCAGCCTGGGCGGCCTGGCCGACTTGCGCAATGAAGCGGGCTTGATCCAATCGAGTTGCCAGTGTGAACTGACGCAACTGACCGGCGTGCCAAGTCCGCAGCGGCCGGACGTGTTTGCCGATACCAACGCGGCCGAGCTGATGCCGAACGGTAGCAAGACGGTCTTGATCACCGGTGAATTGGACGATGTGTCGCCGCCGCGCGCGGCCCACGATTACGCGGCGCGCGCGATCAAGGCCGGCGATCAGGCGCAGGTGCTGATCTTGCCGGGCGCCAGCCATTACGATGAAGTGGCGGTCCATTCACCGTCGTGGCCGCTGATACTGGCCGAGATCCGCAAGGCGCTCGGCATATAA
- a CDS encoding PAS domain-containing protein, with protein MHANKIIALLDAEHAAIAGIASGATLATGLERLAAAIEAQADDAMQACFLLLDEADRFTELIGCGLPAAFSALLPGSEAGPRTHPFGAAAFSGAPVFCSDIGQDLSWTVGRKDALVHGLRACWAAPVFSARGRILGVLGMLFHAARHPTQPETELMHVAARAGAHVIERYLSEKSLGDSEDHFRHAFELNAQVLWTADIDGQLDYVARRWREWTGNSGLGGSWSEAIHPADLVRTQQAWRHAVASGDPCDVEHRVRMQDGRYRWVRSRAMCRRNERGHIVKWYGSTEDINEYWVARANLLKSEDEFRSLAEAMPNQAWLARKDGLIYWFNERVHEYSGTVAGVAQEGDWNRIMHPDDFPGALAAWRQAVASGQGYEIEFRLRRASDHSYRWFLARAVPVYDESGAVVRWVGTNTDVQEQKNVFEKLAYLNSSLEIEMANRTADRDRMWRLSTDIMLVADFSGSIMAVNPAWSALLGRAEGESLGMDFVRLVHPEDRASTWSEISKLERGAAKLRFENRYLHSAGSYRWISWTAVAAQELIHAIGRDVTDEKEARLALLRSEQALLQAQKLESIGKLTGGVAHDFNNVLQIISGNLQLLELAVQDNPLALKRMESSAAAVERGAKLSSQLLAFARRQPLKPLVTNLGFLLRSMEELVRRAIGDGIEAEIMVSDDLWHTLVDPSQMENVLLNMALNARDAMNGSGKLSFALSNVVLDDVYAANHADAQAGQYVLLSISDTGHGIERDIIDQIFEPFFSTKKEGEGTGLGLSMAYGFIHQSGGHIKVYSTAGQGSTFKVYLPRSLEALSVLPASLSGPLQGGTETILVVEDDAQVQSTVVDMLRGLGYRVLKAYDGLSALTILQSGVPVDLLFTDVVMPGELRSPELARQAKALLPRLEVLFTSGYTHNAIMHDGRLDPGVELLSKPYLREDLARKVHHLLSSRQPAGVRVEVAADAPSLHGRRILLVEDNPDARELTTELLQLLGHTVHGVCSAEEALGMLDIAGLDVLITDISLPHMSGIELARQVRLSRPQLDIVFSTGYDRRNILVKDEAARFLPKPFSLEELEAVLRV; from the coding sequence GTGCACGCAAATAAAATCATCGCGCTCCTCGACGCCGAGCACGCCGCCATCGCCGGCATCGCTTCCGGCGCGACGCTGGCCACCGGGCTGGAACGGCTGGCGGCCGCGATCGAAGCGCAAGCCGACGATGCCATGCAAGCGTGTTTTTTGCTGCTCGATGAAGCCGACCGGTTTACCGAATTGATCGGCTGCGGCTTGCCGGCTGCGTTCAGCGCGCTGTTGCCGGGCAGTGAAGCGGGGCCGCGCACCCATCCTTTCGGCGCCGCCGCGTTTTCCGGCGCGCCGGTATTTTGCAGCGATATCGGACAAGACCTGAGCTGGACCGTGGGCCGCAAGGATGCCCTGGTGCATGGCTTGCGGGCTTGCTGGGCGGCGCCGGTGTTCAGCGCCAGAGGCCGTATCCTCGGCGTGCTGGGCATGCTGTTCCATGCGGCCAGGCATCCGACCCAGCCGGAAACCGAATTGATGCATGTAGCGGCGCGCGCCGGCGCCCATGTGATCGAACGGTATCTGTCGGAAAAGAGCCTGGGCGACAGCGAAGACCATTTCCGCCACGCGTTCGAGCTTAACGCGCAAGTCTTGTGGACGGCGGATATCGACGGCCAGCTCGACTATGTGGCGCGGCGCTGGCGCGAATGGACCGGTAATTCCGGTCTCGGCGGCAGCTGGAGCGAGGCAATCCATCCGGCCGACCTGGTCCGCACGCAGCAGGCCTGGCGCCATGCAGTCGCCAGCGGCGACCCATGCGATGTCGAACACCGGGTGCGCATGCAGGATGGCCGCTATCGCTGGGTGCGCTCGCGCGCCATGTGCCGCCGCAATGAACGGGGCCACATTGTCAAATGGTATGGCTCGACCGAAGACATCAACGAATATTGGGTGGCGCGTGCCAACTTGCTGAAAAGCGAGGATGAATTCCGTTCGCTGGCGGAGGCGATGCCGAACCAGGCCTGGCTGGCGCGCAAGGATGGCTTGATCTATTGGTTCAACGAACGGGTCCATGAATACAGCGGCACCGTGGCCGGGGTCGCGCAAGAGGGCGACTGGAACCGCATCATGCATCCGGACGATTTCCCGGGCGCGCTGGCGGCGTGGCGCCAGGCGGTAGCCAGCGGCCAGGGTTATGAAATCGAATTCCGGCTGCGGCGCGCGTCCGACCATAGCTACCGCTGGTTTTTGGCGCGGGCGGTGCCGGTGTACGATGAAAGCGGCGCCGTGGTGCGCTGGGTCGGCACCAATACCGACGTGCAGGAACAAAAGAATGTATTTGAAAAGCTGGCTTACCTGAATTCCTCGCTGGAAATCGAGATGGCCAACCGTACCGCCGACCGCGACCGCATGTGGCGCTTGTCGACCGATATCATGCTGGTTGCCGATTTCAGCGGCAGCATCATGGCCGTCAACCCGGCCTGGTCGGCGCTGCTCGGGCGCGCCGAGGGCGAATCGCTGGGCATGGACTTTGTGCGCCTGGTGCATCCGGAAGACCGGGCCAGTACCTGGTCTGAAATTTCCAAGCTGGAACGCGGCGCGGCCAAGCTGCGCTTTGAAAACCGCTACCTGCACAGCGCGGGATCTTACCGCTGGATATCGTGGACCGCCGTCGCCGCGCAAGAATTGATCCACGCCATCGGCCGTGACGTCACCGATGAAAAGGAAGCGCGGCTGGCGCTGCTGCGCAGCGAACAGGCGCTGTTGCAGGCGCAAAAGCTGGAATCGATCGGCAAGCTGACCGGCGGCGTGGCGCACGATTTTAATAATGTGCTGCAAATTATTTCCGGCAATTTGCAATTGCTGGAACTGGCGGTGCAAGACAACCCGCTGGCATTAAAACGGATGGAATCGTCGGCCGCGGCGGTCGAGCGCGGCGCCAAGCTGTCGTCGCAATTGCTGGCGTTCGCCCGCCGCCAGCCGCTGAAGCCGCTGGTGACCAACCTCGGCTTCTTGCTACGCAGCATGGAAGAACTGGTGCGGCGCGCCATCGGCGACGGTATCGAGGCTGAAATCATGGTCAGCGACGACTTGTGGCATACGCTGGTCGACCCGAGCCAGATGGAAAACGTGCTGCTGAATATGGCGCTGAACGCGCGCGATGCGATGAATGGCAGCGGCAAGCTCAGTTTTGCGCTGAGTAATGTGGTGCTCGACGACGTCTATGCGGCTAATCATGCCGATGCGCAAGCCGGTCAATACGTGTTGCTGTCCATTAGCGACACCGGCCATGGCATCGAGCGCGACATCATCGACCAGATTTTCGAGCCTTTCTTCAGCACCAAGAAAGAAGGCGAGGGCACCGGCCTGGGCCTCAGCATGGCCTACGGCTTCATCCACCAGAGCGGCGGCCATATCAAGGTGTACAGCACTGCGGGGCAAGGTTCGACCTTCAAGGTTTACCTGCCGCGCTCGCTGGAAGCATTGTCGGTATTACCGGCCAGCCTGAGTGGCCCGCTGCAGGGCGGTACGGAAACCATTTTAGTGGTGGAAGATGATGCGCAAGTGCAAAGCACCGTGGTCGACATGCTGCGCGGCCTCGGTTACCGGGTGTTGAAAGCCTACGACGGCCTCAGCGCGCTGACGATCTTGCAGAGCGGCGTGCCGGTCGACTTGCTGTTTACCGACGTGGTGATGCCCGGCGAACTGCGCAGCCCGGAGCTGGCGCGCCAGGCCAAGGCCTTGCTGCCGCGGCTGGAAGTATTGTTTACGTCCGGTTATACGCATAACGCCATCATGCATGACGGCCGCCTCGACCCGGGGGTGGAATTGCTCAGCAAGCCCTATCTGCGCGAAGACCTGGCGCGCAAGGTGCATCATCTGCTCTCCAGCCGCCAGCCGGCCGGTGTGCGGGTGGAGGTGGCGGCCGACGCGCCATCGTTGCATGGACGCCGGATCTTGCTGGTCGAAGACAATCCCGACGCGCGTGAATTGACCACCGAATTGCTGCAATTGCTGGGCCACACCGTGCATGGCGTGTGCAGCGCCGAAGAAGCGCTCGGCATGCTCGATATCGCCGGCCTCGACGTATTGATCACCGACATCAGCCTGCCGCACATGTCGGGCATCGAACTGGCCAGGCAGGTACGACTATCGCGGCCCCAGCTCGATATCGTATTTTCCACCGGCTACGACCGGCGCAACATCCTCGTAAAAGACGAGGCCGCCCGTTTCTTGCCGAAGCCGTTCAGCCTGGAAGAACTGGAAGCGGTATTGAGGGTCTAG